Proteins from a genomic interval of Cryptococcus neoformans var. grubii H99 chromosome 8, complete sequence:
- a CDS encoding aspartate-tRNA(Asn) ligase, with protein sequence MSSTDTTTNPIIKLGRALKPSHSDSGDRPELARSTTHEKEARHAAKKQCEQARQEAKKERTEHEKHETQRRRQIADEKAKLEEDPETQASYGDIDNFEEIAPFEEVIDMPAGTKVNIRGRIHQQRDLSSHLNFILLRQRGFIIQGVLSEHASEHMIKWVQHLPGEAIVQVSGTLREPPKPITAAVDTPLELNIERLYLVEASHDIPFNLAHGDQLPQSTRLRNRTLDLRHPTTQAIFKVRAKVLKVFRDTLDDLGFLEINTPKLQPSATESGAEVFRVNYFGRKAFLAQSPQLMKQMAISADFRRVYEIGPVFRAENSNTHRHLTEYTGLDIEMTIQQEYHEVFRILDIVLRKIFEALKDMKSELNRIREFFPSDDFQFLEETPIIPFHEAVQMLRDDGRDIEEEDLHTRDEIRLGELIKEKLGTDYYVIDKFPVSARPFYTANDGKITNSFDMFIRGQEVCTGGQRINGPNELRESMKESGINEDDMAEYLQAFEWGMPPHGGAGLGVERIVTFFLNLPDVRLSTLWHRDPHSLPAKPPSLPHPDADTLKKIDPNNPPPIENLIANYGDATNTSWLDGRFNIWRDRETGAAVGYSTKGTKFCMVTGDPLCDDGQKKQVAKRFLEFVKHEIKMKPVWLLVSEMMEEILAYEFGWRALSCTQEQRSDSDKADSSVIQNSKQKKGVFKVREVEPTEKIQRKCNARIKEWNAGRDQKGKQVHLTEIAPWKDTEHRRYFIAESDHEANEKGEDNNFQIRKGEQTINTLVVLARLAPSKGYQLKWALDFPGSPNGAIESTVQAALSAVPGEPVTFGTAVSESLVTKHGIGGLRASFMERTYKSIIKSLSLDKKAGFREKFGVTGDLTYICYPKGSVKAYELKEIVKFFE encoded by the exons ATGTCTTCTACAGACACAACAACGAACCCTATTATCAAGCTTGGTCGGGCTCTCAAACCTTCACATTCCGACAGTGGGGACAGACCTGAGCTTGCTCGTTCTACAACACacgagaaggaggcgagACATGCCGCGAAGAAGCAGTGCGAACAGGCAAGGCAGGAGgccaaaaaggaaagaacaGAGCATGAAAAGCATGAGACGCAACGTCGGCGCCAGATTGCAGATGAGAAGGCTAAACTAGAAGAAGATCCCGAGACTCAGGCAAGTTATGGTGATATCGATAACTTCGAGGAGATTGCACCGTTTGAAGAAGTGATCGACATGCCTGCTGGCACAAAGGTTAACATCCGAGGTCGTATTCACCAGCAGCGGGacctctcttcccacctCAACtttattcttcttcgtcaacgaGGATTTATCATTCAAGGTGTTCTTTCTGAGCATGCTTCGGAACACATGATTAAGTGGGTCCAACATCTCCCTGGGGAGGCCATTGTTCAAGTCTCTGGTACACTCCGTGAACCCCCCAAACCCATCACAGCTGCCGTCGACACACCTTTAGAACTCAACATCGAGCGTCTATACCTTGTTGAGGCTTCTCATGATATCCCGTTTAATCTTGCCCATGGCGACCAACTTCCTCAGAGTACTCGTCTTCGTAATCGTACTCTCGATTTGCGACACCCGACTACCCAAGCGATCTTCAAAGTCCGTGCCAAGGTATTGAAGGTGTTCAGGGATACTCTTGACGATCTGGGCTTTTTGGAAATTAACACGCCTAAGCTACAGCCTTCGGCGACAGAGAGTGGTGCAGAGGTGTTTAGGGTGAACTATTTTGGGCGAAAGGCTTTCCTGGCTCAGAGCCCTCAATTGATGAAGCAGATGGCAATTTCTGCTGATTTCCGTCGTGTTTACGAG ATCGGACCTGTCTTTCGTGCAGAGAACAGTAACACTCATCGACACCTTACCGAGTACACCGGTCTCGACATCGAGATGACTATCCAACAAGAATACCACGAAGTCTTCCGAATCCTCGATATTGTTCTCCGCAAGATCTTCGAGGCTCTTAAAGACATGAAGTCTGAGCTCAACCGAATCCGAGAGTTCTTCCCCAGCGATGACTTCCAGTTTCTGGAAGAGACACCTATCATTCCCTTTCACGAGGCTGTGCAAATGTTGCGTGACGACGGTCGAGAtatcgaagaagaagatctcCACACGCGTGACGAGATCCGCCTTGGTGAACTGATCAAGGAAAAGCTTGGTACTGACTACTATGTCATTGACAAGTTCCCTGTGTCTGCCCGGCCATTCTACACTGCTAACGACGGAAAGATCACCAACTCATTCGACATGTTTATCCGAGGCCAAGAGGTTTGCACCGGCGGTCAGCGTATTAACGGCCCCAACGAGCTTCGTGAGAGCATGAAGGAATCGGGTATCAATGAAGACGACATGGCAGAGTATCTCCAGGCGTTCGAGTGGGGTATGCCTCCCCATGGCGGTGCGGGCCTTGGTGTCGAGCGTATCGTTaccttctttctcaactTGCCTGACGTGCGATTGTCTACGTTGTGGCACCGAGATCCCCACTCTCTCCCCGCCAAACCCCCCAGTCTCCCACATCCCGATGCTGACACTCTTAAAAAGATCGATCCTAACAACCCTCCTCCTATTGAGAACCTCATTGCCAATTATGGTGATGCCACCAACACTTCATGGCTTGACGGCCGGTTTAACATTTGGCGGGACCGCGAGACTGGTGCGGCCGTCGGCTATTCTACTAAGGGCACCAAGTTCTGCATGGTTACTGGGGACCCATTATGTGATGATGGCCAGAAAAAGCAGGTAGCAAAGAGGTTCCTCGAATTTGTCAAGCACGAAATCAAGATGAAACCCGTGTGGTTATTGGTCTctgagatgatggaggagatttTGGCATATGAGTTTGGGTGGAGAGCATTGAGCTGTACTCAAGAGCAGCGAAGTGATTCCGACAAAGCAGATTCTAGTGTCATCCAAAATTCCaagcaaaaaaagggaGTGTTCAAGGTCAGAGAGGTGGAGCCAACAGAGAAAATTCAGAGGAAGTGCAATGCGAGGATCAAAGAATGGAACGCCGGAAGGGATCAAAAGGGCAAGCAGGTACATCTTACAGAGATTGCCCCTTGGAAGGATACCGAACACAGACGGTACTTTATTGCCGAGTCTGACCATGAAGCCAATGAAAAGGGCGAGGATAACAACTTCCAGATCAGAAAGGGTGAACAAACAATCAACACCCTCGTCGTTCTTGCTCGTCTTGCCCCTTCAAAGGGATATCAGCTTAAGTGGGCTCTCGACTTCCCCGGTTCTCCAAACGGCGCTATCGAGTCCACCGTGCAAGCGGCTTTATCTGCCGTTCCGGGTGAACCTGTTACTTTCGGTACTGCCGTATCTGAGAGTTTGGTGACTAAACACGGTATTGGAGGCCTTCGAGCGAGCTTCATGGAAAGGACTTATAAGAGTATTATAAAGAGTTTGTCCCTGGACAAGAAGGCAGGGTTTAGGGAGAAGTTTGGTGTGACGGGGGATTTAACGTATATCTGTTACCCGAAGGGAAGTGTGAAAGCGTACGAGCTAAAAGAGATTGTCAAGTTCTTCGAATGA